A part of Paenibacillus sp. 481 genomic DNA contains:
- a CDS encoding DUF418 domain-containing protein, producing the protein MPVPLSNSTTEIKKRAVSLDLARGTMLLLIALAHAPLYLYGSEPGIMHRVEGITWYDQAVNFFGQFLIDNRARAMFAVLFGYGLVLAFNSQLSKGTSAKDALKKIRRRSWYLIVFGIVLLVIIGGQDILMAYGFAGLLVSWVLLRNHKTLIRTFVLITLLYVIFTPQLWGFTMQSVGSYSFIPQLSATDTYLSTTFKKLITFPVVPIFIHVMAPIIPPVLLGMWMARYQLLSKPDQHVKSIYLITITGLIVSLLGAIPLSLIGNVWNPSYYTVGLVNSLHIMTGMAGGLAYATLFGIIGTKIKDPGRFTFSLMALGKRSLTFFVFNETLLVLFLSPVALNLGGQVGNSIAAMIAVGIWGLSVVLATILEKRNMVGPLEIWMRKLVYKHK; encoded by the coding sequence ATGCCCGTTCCATTAAGCAATAGCACAACCGAAATAAAAAAACGCGCAGTTTCATTGGATCTAGCAAGAGGTACGATGTTGCTGCTAATTGCACTCGCACATGCCCCGCTCTACTTATACGGCTCTGAACCTGGCATCATGCATAGGGTTGAAGGAATTACGTGGTATGATCAGGCTGTAAACTTTTTTGGCCAGTTCCTTATTGATAATAGGGCAAGAGCGATGTTTGCCGTCTTATTCGGCTATGGTTTAGTTCTGGCATTTAACAGCCAACTCTCTAAAGGAACAAGCGCGAAAGACGCACTAAAGAAGATACGGCGCCGTTCGTGGTACTTGATTGTATTTGGGATCGTGTTACTCGTCATCATTGGGGGCCAAGATATTCTTATGGCTTACGGTTTCGCCGGGCTGCTAGTCAGTTGGGTGTTACTACGTAACCATAAAACACTGATTCGAACTTTTGTGTTGATTACTTTGTTGTATGTCATTTTCACCCCCCAATTATGGGGCTTCACCATGCAAAGCGTTGGCAGCTATAGTTTCATTCCACAGCTGTCAGCAACAGACACCTACCTTAGCACGACTTTTAAAAAGTTGATTACTTTTCCCGTAGTCCCTATTTTCATTCATGTTATGGCCCCAATTATCCCTCCCGTTCTGCTCGGCATGTGGATGGCCAGATATCAGCTATTATCCAAACCAGACCAGCATGTAAAAAGTATTTATCTCATCACCATTACAGGATTAATTGTCTCTTTATTAGGGGCCATTCCTTTATCTTTAATCGGAAACGTATGGAATCCTAGTTATTATACAGTTGGATTGGTAAACAGTTTACACATTATGACTGGAATGGCTGGAGGATTAGCTTATGCTACGTTATTTGGCATCATTGGGACAAAAATAAAAGATCCCGGACGCTTTACTTTTTCTTTAATGGCTTTAGGAAAACGTTCCTTAACCTTCTTTGTGTTCAATGAGACATTGCTTGTCCTTTTCTTATCACCAGTAGCGCTTAATTTAGGAGGACAGGTAGGAAACAGCATTGCTGCAATGATTGCAGTGGGGATTTGGGGCCTCTCTGTTGTGTTAGCCACAATATTGGAAAAAAGGAATATGGTTGGACCATTGGAAATATGGATGAGGAAATTGGTATATAAACATAAATAA